In Rutidosis leptorrhynchoides isolate AG116_Rl617_1_P2 chromosome 6, CSIRO_AGI_Rlap_v1, whole genome shotgun sequence, the DNA window aggtttggatcagttttgtggtGATAAAACCGTCCATACGCGAAAAGACGAAAttgcccctcatttaacccttttaaaaatgctgaaaaatcATTTGCTGCAGCTATAGCCCGCGGCGTGGCTCCAAAGGCCCGCGGCGCGGTTTATTGCTGAAAAACACCCCCGACAATTTTCAGTAAACTTCACCATCAGCTCACATTTTAGCCCGCGGCGCAGCTCAATGCTGTATCTGATTCTGatttgaagttcagggactgaactTGTCAGACTCTGATTCTCATGCAAATTCTGAAAATGCACTAAGTAtaagtagacttttcctgacactttTTGAGAACTCTCTCCGGTGACACTTTCTGGTGGCATTTTCTGATGtataaaattcaggatcttacaggaGTAAAAGTGAAACTTTCCAAATAAACAAAGCCATGAAAGAAGTGCAGTTAAGCTGATACAAGACTGAAAGTACTATGTTCAACAACCTTCTGTGATGACTGAGCCATGTAAATTGTTTTTTCGTGTGGCCATTTTAAGTAAACAAACGACAATTCATTTAAAGAGTGAAATGTGTAACAGTGTTTAGAAGAACTATTAGTAATGTATCaaaattcaaaataataataaaaatgtgtaCATACAAAACAGACAGTACAAAATGAGAAATAAGTTTGGCAGACACAAATTTGCAAATTCAACTTAGAAAACAACCTAACTAAACAGATCAATCATAACTTAGACGTagtaaatttatttttttttcaaaaaaaaaaaaaaaaaaaaaaaaaaaccttacacTTAGTAATTCACAGCACTCGACCGAAATAAATGGCGCGAAAAAACCGTCCTTGACCTTAGAACCAGTCCTTTTGGTTACATGACCACATTAAACCACCTAAAATCGCACAGTTAAGAGCGAAAAATGACAAAGATAAGAGAACCTTGATAACAAATCAATAGCAAGTATTGTTAACTAATGTCAAAAAGAATTATAATATCAAatcaaaataaaaaatgaaaaaggAAAGACACAAATCAaacaaatgacattttagatgtctTTCCTCTACAAACATAAAACTGAAATagggaaaaaaaaattaataagagACGACCAAACTGCGTTGATAGACAGTGTTATGTTTGCGCGTCGAATTAACTCCAGGATCACCACCTCATTTTCAACGTTCGTATACGCCCTTTTGGTCTGCTTATTTCCCAACAGTAACACCATAGTTGAGGCACATGCCGGTCCGATTAAGAGTACCATGTCAGCATCACAAGAAATAATCTGGTGTCCTACGTGTCACATCTGGCTCTCCCCTCCTTGGAGCTGGTTCAAACTGAAATTCAAAAGCCCGTAATCTAATAAGTCGTCTCATTATACATAGGCCTAAGTGTGAATTTAAATCAAAAATTGGAATTTTACAAGCTATGATAGGTCATATACATAAAATTTCAAATACTCATGACTTGACCCTTAAAGTGTGAATTTAAAACAAAAATTGGAATTTTATATACACACTAGAAAATTTCAAAGTTGGACACGATAATTAAGGGTGAAATTTGAAACATTTTTCCAAACACTCATGACTTGACCCTTAAAAATATGCACGTAATGTGAGGCAATCATGACTCATGAGTCATGACCCTAATGGTAATCATCGACCCAAACCCGGTTTGACCCAAACCGGGTTTGACCCAAACTAATTTTTGCAAGAGAAAGAGAAACCTGAATGAAAGTGTGACCCTTGCAATCGTCTACTTCAAGGATTGAAGCCATGTTCCCACAACGGTAACAATAATTAGGTGCGCTAAAAATCGTCACAACCTTTTGTTCCTGTTATAACCAATTGTCCAATTACATCCTAAcaacattttcttgaaaaataAATTCACAccattaaacagtaataaaattcTTACATGACCCCAGTTGAATCCCTCCATAACGAGCTGATGGGCCCTAGCAATGAGCTTTAAGCCGTTGGTATGGTTGAACTGCTCAGATATGTCCTACATAACAATGATAAAAAAAATCAAATATAAAGATAAAAGGTGTTAGCTTTATATGCAATTATACATAAAAATTAAATGAAACAAATGTAGAAGATATATATACTTGGCCAAACGTGTATCCTGCACCCCGAGGTGAGATGCCCCAACCACAACGGTCATCCGGGTCGGACCATAAAAGATCACACATGGGCCCCTCATGGGGCACTTCTTGAACACGGTCAAAGTTCCTTATATTATCGAGTGTCTCAATTGAAGGAGACAATCCACCATGGAGACAAAATATCTCAGATTCGACCTAAAAGCCAATGGTTAACAAATAATATCATAATCAAGAAAAGTAAAGGCGGAAACTTGATATAAGGCGCAAGGGTAAAAAAGATATTAAGTTTACTAACCAATGCAGTGAGCGGAAAATAATCAAATAGATCCGTAAATGTCTTCCATACGTTAGCACTACCGTATCTGCACTCAATTTATTATTGAAGGGTATATTAGACATTTGAAAGATATTGAAATTTTTATGTAATAATGACTATATTATATTTGTATACATAATGATAATTCATAAGTCATAACTATGTTATACAAAGAGTGTTGGGAACTAACTTTCTTAGGCATTCATCATAAAACCCATAAACTTGAGTAATCTGTATAATCGGGAAAATATTAAAGATGTTAAtgaaaaaaatatattttcaaaGCAGAAACAAATTTAAACCATATACGATTAACATAACAATAGTTATCAAATGAATCCGAAAAAATGCTACAATTTATTAAAATGCATATGCATAAAAGCTTACCTGCCGGCTTTCATGGTTTCCTCTCAAAATAGTAATTCGTTGTGGATAACGCACTTTTAGGGCCACCAATAGCTGAAGAACCACATGCGAATTAACAATTATCCGAAACACTTTatgttaaaacttaaaaaaaaaaaaaaaaaaaaaactaaatcatATGGTGTAACACTTACAGTCACTGTTTCAACCGAGTAGTAACCACGATCAACATAATCTCCCATGAACAAGTAATTTGTATCCGGGCACTAAATAATTAATGACGAATAAAAACATCATTAGAGTCCATTTCTTCATAAGCCAAAACCTATATCCTACCTCGCATAATAtgtacaaacacacacacatatatacatattgtcTCCTAATTAAACTTTAACACATAACCTCTTGGTTTATGAGCGCAAATCGCTATCCCAAAATTTAACCATTTTAACATTTAAAAAAGAAGTGTGTAAGAAAATAAGAAATGCGACATAAACACGCACCTTTCCTCCAATACGAAAAAGCTCAGCAAGATCATGAAATTGTCCATGAATATCCCCACAGATTGTCACAGGACTTTTAACAGGctgcaaaaataaaatatatataaataataatagataaataaaaaGTGCATAAGATTCTTTTACTATAAATCATGCATTCCGTATAACAATGAGATGAATATACCTGCACATTGCTTTCTTGCATCAAAATCTCCTTTGCTTTCTCACATAATGACTTAACCTGCAATGATTAAAAACGTAACATTAAAAATATTATCCTTCACTATTCATTAAGTCACTGTTGATTAGGGGGGAAAAAAGAAGAAAATGCTCCACACGATCAAATCAAATCTGATATGATTTACACAAATTGCAACAATATTAAAGCATTTAAATACGTTCCCCACATGTTTTGAAAAAGATATAGTACTTATGATAATCGATTATTTTGGAGTCAGAAAATCAGTTTGGTATCAGCTACAACATCGTCACCCTAATAGAACACACTTCTGCCCATCTTTTTGTTAAAAGCTAAAGCTACAACAATATTTTATCTGTAAAATTCATTCATACTTGTGCCTAAAACATGTACAATCTAAAAGATTAAGATGAAATGAAAGAAATTTCTATTTTTCTATAACTTGTGTTGGTCATTGAATCAATCAGGCAGCGTACATTTTAGCTAGAAGTATCATTTTTCTTTAGATAAATAGAATTTGTCAGGAACATGATAAAGTATAATTAGTTACCCCTATTATAACTAAACGTGCAGGCCAGATTTCGTATTTCAACTATTCAATCTCCCTTAATCACTTCAATCGCACATTTACAATAATCCGGACCACATTCGGCTAAAAAGGATCCAAGAagtatgaaaatggaatacaatcaCTAAAAAGTTAttgaattttactaataataataaagcatAACAGTACATCTGCATTCAAATTTCCAAATTAACCAAATTTCACACAAAAACAATCCTATATAAATTTGTCTCACTAACATCAAAATCTTgaatttcatattatatatattagaGGAACCCCAAATTGTAGCTAATAAAAGAAGGGGAAAAAAAAAAGGTTCAAACTTTAttgtattattgtaattgtaataGATCTAACCAAAACAGATCTACCTAAATTAGATTAATTGATCCAATAATCAAATCACAAACATAACCCAAATTAAACAAcacaacaacaaaaataataaaaataatggaaTTTAAGAAATGTAAATAATTAATTATGACGTAAATAAAATCACCTCTTGTTCAGACAAGGGCTTGCACTGCATAAGCTGCGTTATATGTTCATCAACATTGTGAATAACGCGTCGCATAACTGGATCCAAGCTCATATTTTTATCTTCTTTTGGTAATTTTAATGACCAATTAATTTAACAAATCTAAAGATTTGAGTATTTAATTTTGTGGGTAAGGCGAaacataattaaaaaaataaagaaaagagAAAATATTGAGCGAGTGAAGAAGAAGACAGTGGATGGTGGTGGTGAAAATAAAAaacattatataattatattatattatattatatatatatataattatattatatatatatatatatatatatatatatatatatatatatatatatatatatatatatatataacacaaaaATATGAATAGTATAGGGGCATTTTTGACTTttcactatatttttttttacttattttCATTTCACCAACAAAGCCCCT includes these proteins:
- the LOC139852119 gene encoding serine/threonine-protein phosphatase PP2A catalytic subunit, which produces MSLDPVMRRVIHNVDEHITQLMQCKPLSEQEVKSLCEKAKEILMQESNVQPVKSPVTICGDIHGQFHDLAELFRIGGKCPDTNYLFMGDYVDRGYYSVETVTLLVALKVRYPQRITILRGNHESRQITQVYGFYDECLRKYGSANVWKTFTDLFDYFPLTALVESEIFCLHGGLSPSIETLDNIRNFDRVQEVPHEGPMCDLLWSDPDDRCGWGISPRGAGYTFGQDISEQFNHTNGLKLIARAHQLVMEGFNWGHEQKVVTIFSAPNYCYRCGNMASILEVDDCKGHTFIQFEPAPRRGEPDVTRRTPDYFL